Part of the Falco biarmicus isolate bFalBia1 chromosome 4, bFalBia1.pri, whole genome shotgun sequence genome, aatcccttcagtTTACACACAAAATCTCAATGCGGCAACATCAACTTCCATATATCTTTCATGATGAGCGCTCTGAAAGCCAGGACCAGAATAACTTGCATGTCTTCAGGGTCAAAGTCACttcaaaatgttaataaaatgcCTGGCTCTTTGGGGAAACCTCTCTCCAATGTTCAAGGATGAAAAGCAATGCCTCCTGTAGTCCGAGAATGGTATGTCACAGCACAGCTTTTATAACATGCCCTCTGATTAACAGAAGACCTGAGATACCATCTCAACTTCATGCCTGTGCTGGCCATGTATACACAGACTTGAAGAGCAAGGTTTTCCGCATCAGCGGCATGTTGTCTGGATTATTCAAGGTGTAAAGAGCTCAAGACTTCTCTGAACTACTTTAATGTGACAACATTCACGTGATTGCGCATAACGAATAGCAGCATGATCACCTCTGCCAGCCACTACACAATCACAGGACAAGCTTCATCTTACAGGTAAGCAACATGGTTTGACCAAAACTCGCTGCAGCAACAAAAGAATAACAGGGTTTTTTaaagagttggggtttttttatgataataaaacattaatgagTGTTTTCTGGTAAAAAGGCCTACTGCCACTTCAAAAACctgaaaggcaaagagaaatAAACCTAAAAAATCCATACCCCAAACAAACTCCCAGCTTTAAAGACAgttaagaaaaaggaataggAACACGCTACAGGGTTGTCAATCTGTAGTAGCAACTATTAGAAAAACTTCAGTACAGATATTAGATACCTGACATTTTTTATAGTATTTGCTACAGAAAGTAAGATGACAtagctcagcagctgcagccccaacTGATACACACTTTTCAAGAACTCAAACTCATAGGTATGAGATACACAAACACACCTGTAATCTGTGTAGACAATGTATCCTAAAGAACCctctaagaaactgaaaaaaaagaacactagAAAACAGAATGGCACCAAGATGAACTAGACCGTATCCTCCTTTCAAACACCTATACCTAAACAGATGATCATGGTTACAGCACATACAAAACCTCTTATACACCTCCAATGCTACAGGAATCACGACTAAGATTATAAGTAGTTAAATGGGTACAGTCTGCCTGGTAATTTTAATAACAAGCGACTTTCCAAAGACTGTGGTAActaatttaaattatatatatctgaattcagacatattttttttattatttcattcttGTATCAAATCCTAATAAAAACACAAATCTAAACTCCACTTCATTTGGAAAAGCTGGGAATACTACCTTACATATATTACACAGATGATGAAACATCTGCATAGGATTCCAAGCACAAGTGAACGTAACATGCTAGgtgtttatatgtatgtattacTTTCCCACAGGCTTGAAAATACAACCACACAATTAAAACCTTGGACAGAACTCATCAGCATAAGTAGCAACTACATTTAATTCCTACATGGTGTAAATATCTTAATCAcctatttaatgaaaaaaaccacacacagagaCATGCTTTAAACTCAATCAGCCAATTTTCCAAGTCTATGTGATTTTCAGGTGTAATGTACTGGCCATTAGTATTTCATAGTGTATTTCTAATCTGTTCATCACATCGTAGTTTTGTTTTCACACTAGTAACCTGACTACCATTTTATCATAGTTCAGACTATCCACTAGACAACGAGGATGCTCTTGTTCAGTTCTGGACTTCGTTTACCGAATTGAAACATTGGAGGGTCAGAATTTAAACAGCAAAAGCCATACTTAGATCACAAACCAGAAGAACCATCAGTTTTAGCCCTAATATTTCCAGCAAGAAGAgtcataaaagagaaagaatggaGAATGGGTGCAAGGGCCTACTCTAGCACAGTATGGAGAGGAAGCattaaataaagcagcagaataAAGCTGCCCAGAAAGTCTAAAAATGCAAGGCGGCAgaattttcagggaaaaaaaataaaaataaggtggtgcagggagggaaagtaaaaaatatattggaaaaCAAGATTAAAGTAATCCAATACCAGGGTACACTCCTCTTTAAGAAAATCTCCAAAATATCCCACAATTTGGGGAGTTTATTAGGTACATGcatctctccccaccccactcctACGTTACTCAGgttttctaatttatttccaaagccGTAATTCGAAATGGCAAGGAAAAGATTATTCTAGGGACTCCTTAAAAACTGGTGGTGAAcctaaagtaattttttagtAAAAAACATCACTTTCTGTAAGAAGATGGCACTTATTGTACTGACTGATCAAGATTCAACTTAAGTTACATTCTAACTACATAAATATCAGTCTTCCAGCATGAAGAACCGAATATGAAGAGTGATGCTACCCAACACTATTCTAATTAAAAACCAATTAACACTATATCAAATTTTCTTACTCAGTTCTGCAATTCACGTCCTGTAAGATGTAATCTGCCACTTGCTGATGAGATACAGGGGTGACTAGTCCAAGAATTTTGCCAAGCATGAGCAGGATGCATCACTGGGGGGGACTGGGTATTTTTTGGATGGGAAATGGCATTTAATTTCATGTAAATTCAAGTATGAACTCCTAATATGCTGCGATTTTAAAAGCTTACATTGTGACTAAAcatttcccaccaccaccacatctTGTACTAGAAAAGGTTTGAAATGTAGTATTTATATCAACATCTCaatcactgtattttttgttttaaaaatccagaTCTTCTGAGTCAACCTAAACCCTAACACAATACTGATTTCTAAGTCTTCATATTTCTAAAATTACAATTACATACCAAGGCAGCAGTTGCATGAATTTGAGATGCAGTACACTACCACTAGCAATACAAACAAACATTCTATGtaccaaataaagaaaaagtgaagatgGGCTGTTACCATCAAAATAGACCATGATGTAAGGTATGGATGACCTAACGACATTCTGGATTATCTGAGCAGGGTGTAACATTCCTAGAAGCAAGTTTGTCAAAATGAACATACCAAAATGTGCTGAACCACTGCTACTTTTACTTTGTATAGAGGTACTGCATGTCTGGGTCCCGGGTTGTGCTGTGCCTGTCCGATTTATACCCCTGTATAATTTCCTACAGGAGAGTTCATCATTGTCACTGTCATGTAGGGATGGTGTCCGAGGCCTAAAATGCCGCCATCTACATGATTTGATATTGACTAGTATCTGACTGAGGTCTTTCGAGAAAGATTTGTCCGAGGTATTTGTTTCTGAGGTATTGGCAAGTTGACTGATTGAAGAGTGTTGTGatgaggaaaacatttccaaatcCAGCTGATGAAATGTATTATCGTAGTCCGAATGCGCTCTGTCTAGTAGCACCctaaaaacaggaaaacaatgcAGAATGATACAGTGGCAAGAAAATACCAAGAAAGTCACCAGTTTGCCATGTGTGACAAAGGGATAGAATAAACTACACAAAACTGTTCTAGAACAAGCAATCCCTGCTGATGGACACAATGCATGACTACATGTTACTTTACTGTAAGTACTATGTTTAGGTTTCTCTTCACAGGTATCCTCTAGCTTTTACTGTTTGAACAGCTGATGTACATCACATATATACTGAAACACTGCAactatacatatttttttttaaagtcaggcTGGAAGACAGAGTTCtacaatgcaaagaaaaaaccccagagaacaaaataaaattgcttaaTTAACTAAAGAGCAATTTAAATGCCCTCCTAAAGTAACTTCAAGTTCAAAAGCCTTATACCCATATATACTGAATGCACCCACAACCATCCCAATGCAGTGGGGATGTCACACATTAACTTCCAAATGCCCTTGCAAAATCCCAGTAAGAGCATTCAGCTCCAATTCTGATTTTGCCGATATGCCAATCTGACTTGCTAATGTGTGAAGAGGTGCTTAGTGTTAatctgaaaaccaaaacacattcttattattttttaaaattaaaatccaatAGCAACgtataatttttaaagacatattccatattttaaaaatatagcatTTATTCAACACTGACCTATTTATAAATTGTTTTGATACAGATGCTTAGAAGCAAAATACCTGAAAGTGCTTAAGTCTTTGATATTTTTGCCATGTTCAAAATTTAAGTTATTGTCATTTAAGCACTCCTCTCAAAATTCTCTGCAACTGGCAAATCACGAAACATGGTCCAaactcagaaaaacattttctgaaaaatgtggttttagcTATTTTTGAATACTACTATTTGAAAACAGCcatgcaaataatttaaatacaagCCACCAATcacaactgaaaacacagacCTATTTTCACCTCAGAGCTTGGGAGTGCCATCAATAAACACCCCCCTAGAACCATTTaagaaaattgtattaaaaCAGCTTCTACTaccacaaaataaaaacggAGACATTAACCAGCTAAGGAAACTCATACCAagtggaagtatttaaaaagtcaATCTCTCCGACATCTCAATTTTTGAGGGGTTTGATTTTCTTAAACTTTGCATCTTAccaattactttttattttaaattttgtttttaaaaacaggaacaaTTATGTAGGACTTACCTTCCACCACGGCCGACCCGTCTTCgtgcaaacccaatacacctCTGTGGTACAGTGAGGGTGGTTAAGCAGTATCTGTAACGCACATCTCCTAATCTTCCCTCTTTAGGGCTACTCCATGGCCAGTTGCCAGGTTGGTCTAAATGaggcttaaaataattttaaacaattaaacACAAGATATTTTCCCACAGGTGCTTTGTCTTATGAAACACAAGGAAATTCTACTTACAGCATAGTACTGACAGCCTGCTTTCCTACGGAAGGCAAAAGGACCATCAGgatcattttcttcctcagcctcCGAAGAACCAGACAAGACCTTTAAGAGGGGGATGGGAGGTGTATGAGGAGAGATATTAGTCAATTAATGAGTTTTACTTCTTTCCCCAAGAGCTGCATAGAACTCTTACAGGTCCTACCTGGGAGAGAGGTTCTTCATCTGAGCTAGGAAAATCATACTGATTCAAATCTTTAGCATTAAAGACTGGCAGTGCAGCAGGACTTGTCTGTTGAGGAGTAGCAGCAGCAGACGAAGGTAAGACTTTTGGCTTCTTCTCATACTTCCTTTTGGGTCTAATAACATCAGGTTTATCTtgctgcaaaagaagaaaacagcagtgtaAAATTAGACACACAAGCAAATTAGATGAAATCAGGAGTTTTGGAAAACTCCTGTTTAAGCACACTAAAAAGTGAACTCATCTTTCCACCACCTTGATAACAAAACATGCAGTCATTTCATGAATATCTGTATCTCATTTCCAGTAACTGAAACATTTAACAGATAAAGTGGAATCAAGCACTCTTAGCTCAATCCATGCTAGATGAAACAGTAGCTGTTAAGGTAACAGTACTATTTCGGAGAAGTAGaccaaaatatataaaattatctCCATGAGGCACCTGTAATAGGCATTTATGCTGTGTTAGGGAATTACTAAGCACTAAACaatgctttaaaagcaaaaaagttaAGACTTCGGAAAGATACCTAGAATCTCAGAAAATCctctaaaaattaaaacacatctCCCCATACTATGCAAAGTCAAATTGAAGCGCACTTCTCAAGTTTCCAAGAAACAAGTTTCTTTCAAGCTGCAAGAACTGTGCTGACCCAACATCACTAACAGGTAAATAGATTGCAGCAATCTCAATTAAAATGCTCTACTCTCAACGGAAGTATTCACCAATTCAAGCCACCTTGCCAGATTCAGAACAGGCTCTGGACATTCTTCAGTTATAAGAagtctttgtttaaaattcaaattatacCTCAGCATTTCTCCTGTGTTACCTGACCTATTTAACATGCTCAGTTGTTGGCACTGTAGCTATGCTGTGTATGACACAAAATTAAAGCCTGCAGGGAAAAAAGTGCTGGTCAGCTGTCTAAATCAAGTAAGATTATTTGACACTTTAGTTAAATATAAAACCAGACAAAGACATACAGTATGCTGGGAATATCAGTGGAtcacattgaaaaaaaacaaccccaaacaataACCCACCCTCCGGAACAAAATAACTACATAATTTAGAACAAGAAATTACGTTTTAACTCATTAGTCCTATCTTTGTCCAGTATCTAggtaataaatacagttttgttcAGGCTATCCTAACTTTATGGGTggcattaaagaaaaacattcgTATGTCCCAGAGTAACAACACTATTGCATGCATCCTTTTGTCTGTAGTTCATCCATACTGCCTTTATTTCTGTCTTGAGGAATGCTGGTAGTCCATATGTTATCCCCGTAACTCcaacaaagcaaagcattttattcCAACTGCAGCTTAGCTAGtctattttcagtttcaaaacacTTCTACCCTCCTCCCATCATAGAATGCTGTATCTTGCATACATAACAGCATAAACTATTAACTTGATTACTGACATTACTCACTTTAACTTTAAATTCTTTCAGTTCCATAGCTTCTTGGTGTTTAAAAGGACTGCTGTTAGTCACAGGAATGATGGGAATAGCATAGGTAGGTTTAATTGGTTGCCGCTGTGCCATGACCTCAGACACGATCTCTCCACTGTAGTCACCCAAATTATACCTgaaatcagaattattttttttttttttttatttgctgaaatatttgcaatatCTCTGGTAAAAAATTgcacaacacagagaaacaggcTAATACTTGCAACTTGGGCTAAAGGGACATCCAGGATGACAGTAAGTAGTACAGAAAGCATTATTCAGAAAAGGGGACTTGTAACATGGAAACTTCATTGTGATGAAGGAAAGGCGGTTTCTCTCCCTGCTCACTTGGGGACAGGTACCATTTAAAACCATACATTTATCGCCCAAAAGGTTTTTAACACTGAGGCAGAGTGCCATATTCATGAATCTTCCCTCTCTGTGTTATggaatattttcagaagtagATCCGTGAAACATGTTACATTTCAAGACCTGTGGAAAGTGTGGAGTCGAAGCACAGTTTTCCATTCTAAGGGGGGGCATTAGAGTCTCTCCTCTATTCAACAgctttttccttgaaaaagcTACAGGAAAGTCTTTGAAATTTCTCCCCTCTCTATTTCTAATGAAAATGGTCAGGGCTTGAAAAAAATGCCCCAGTAGAGACATTCAACTTGTCTCTCTAAGAAGTCAGCCTAAACCGTTAGTTTTAAAGCTTTACGATACTGACTCAAaccatttgttttcaaacacGGATGCTCAAGTTAGAGAAGTCTATTCAGATTTTAAGTATCAACCTAGAGAACTATTAcacatttcaaatacaattCTCAGTTGATTGGGAAGTGGCAGCTGACAGAGCCGAGCATTTGGTCTTCATCACAGCTGACAAACAGGATGTCAAAAGCAGCACTAAGAGGAGATGACTAGACAGCAACATTTTCTATCGTATGAAATGCTTATGTTTTCCTCAAGACAGTATTAGATCAAGCCTTGCTAAAAAAGAACAGtgataattaagaaaaacagcaatgaTGAGAAACAGCCTTAGAATTAGCTGGGACTTCCTTATTCTACATATTTCACATAAATTCCTAAATGAGTTTACCTAAAACTATGATCTCTCTTCCTGTATAATATATAGGATATACACATACATTTgaatacacacatatatgtaatAAAACAACATAGATAAGTGTGATGGGTCACTTTCCCATAAGCAGCACCTTcctaacattttattttgctttccataGCCATATATAAAAACAAGCTCCTGTAAATGTGAAAGTGTCTAAatacttactttaaaaatctctcgctgttttaagtatttgtgGGAATCAGAATACAAAGTAGTTTCCAAAGCTTTCTGCAGCAAGTTTTCAATAAAGATTACCTCTTTTCCATAATTTCCAGTGTTAAATGCAGCAactctctcttgcttttttccctcctctttatCATCTCCAGGATGGTTACTGCACGACTCAGATCTCGACGGAGCTTAAGCATCTTCTCATAAGATGCTTCATCATTTTTTCGATTCTGTAGATACACAGTGCATATGTTTCCCCAGATCACGTAAATTAAATAGTCTGAATTAAAAGTTCTAAATGTTTATGTATATAGAAAACAAATCACATGCTAAAACAGAGAAGCATGTGCATGCTATCAATGAGCTACAGCTTACCAACACCATTAAGTATGTTTAGCAGTAGATCTAGTGAAAAAGAATACAAACTTGCATTCAATAGCTGTCCTAGTTTCTTCTATGTTGTTATCCTTGcaaatttaaacaaaagaacaccatgaattttattgttttatacTACAAAGCAGAATCACTTATTTATATAAGATCCTTCTCCCCCTCTCAAAAAGTAAGAggggggaagcagaggaaggtACCCATCTACTCACTTTCCGTGTCTGCATCTTTTCTGTCCGTCTTCTAAAAGCAACATAAGGGTCATTTGTGCTGGAACCATCTCGCTTCTCTTGTTTCACTGCTGGGATAAGAGAGGGACCTCgacagtttttcctctttttaatcCAGTACTCATATACTTCTCTGATCAATTCATCATCTTCCTTCAGCAACAGCTTGGCCTCTTGCAGGCTGACTGGCTAAATGTAAAACCCAGCATGTCACTTTCATATAGCAATACACAGAGTGTGCATTTCAAATACTTTATTCAAAGTACCATTGTACCTGCTGACCGCTGCCTTTTTCTAGTCTGTCTATCATCTCCTCAAATTGCAAAGGAGAGATGTCCATTCTTTTCTTCAACTTATTCACAAAGATCTCATCTTCTGAATCCAAGTCATAATCCGGCTGCTCAGCATCCAAACTGAAAGCTAAATGATGCAAGTGAAAGGTGTAAGTTAGTTTtactacagaaatgtttttttctgatagcaACGTCTGGAGTACACACCAGATTCttctcaaaacaaaatcaaaatcattTGTTTGAATGTTGGAGTAATACTACTTCAAAGTTATATCTAGGTTTTTTTACACCATTAAAAAttgatatttatttaattatgcTTTTGTTGACCAATGAAAGCTTACCAGTGGTAAAAGCAGCTAGCAGCTTTCTACCTCACTGCTTtcagtaagaaattaattttagacTGGTCAAAACTTCCAGTGCTGTCTAGTATTTTGCGGTTTTATGTCTTGTATTATTAGCAATTCAGACTTCAGCCCAAATGCACTTAAAAGGTACTTCTACTGAAGTATGTGCAGACTGTATTACAATGACATTACACATACTCTCATCACTGATTTTTGTGATGTAGGCAAGTCAGAGTAAACTGGCCCAGTATGGTCTACTCTGTGTAGCAAGGCATTTTCAAATACAAGTAATGTTTTGCAGAACACAAACAACTGCTCTGTTTTCCACAATACCCTATGAAAATGCAGCATTCTTCATTCAAAACAAGATCTCCCTAGTTCTCATGCCTTGCTTTTAATAAACACATAGCTAGCAGACAAcgcagctgaaaaataaaaatcactattTCCTGTTAGACCACGAGataaggaaaagaagaataaaaaagtgTAACCTTAATATCAGCATGGAAGACTGCTAGTATTAGCCCCTTCATTGGTTAGAGGCAGAGCGACATGCTCTAATCTACCTGATCTTCcacctgatctagtggaagtTGTCTCCGCTTATTGCAGGGTGGGGTGGTAGACTAGAGAACCTTtaaagttcccttccaacccaaactatgaTTCTAATATTTTAAAGCCATCACTGAAGCCCCGACTGCTATAGAAGATCCATTTACATAGCACAGGtactacttttaaaattctacTAATTATACCATGCaacagattatatttttaatcatgttttCAAAAGTTATCTGAAGTATCATGATGATCACATCCATACAGAATGGCTGCTATCttccaacaaaaacaaaatcccaacaCACTTGCCAGTCAGTGATATCAAAACCCATCTACTTTTAGATGGAGAATACTTCCATCCAGGCATAGGCTAATACTACTACTGCTGCCATTTCTGCCTGGCTTCCCAATCCACTTTATCCTGGTTTAAGCTTCAGGGGAGAGGCACtctgtagaagaatggctgcagaagcatggccttagaatctctgaagatctgcacaatccaggcctggtattagaataggcctgtaatcagaattgtacttaagttgctgtgctgaagttaacaagaaaggtagccttgagctattcctgaatcctgagaccaagtaattatgttgtgccaacaggccgtggctgtaacaagatacagctgctgggaaagcaggtgcagggccaagaaagatagggaccggtatgggaaaatagggagtaacaaactacaagaCTGAAGCAGAGCAACACAATTAcctacatggatagaatgcttattttagtcatgataattaggggtgtgagaactgtgcgtgtttagagactactaaccaattatatttctgctttacgaatatgcatgtgtatcggttctatataagtagtgttagaaactaataaagttgagcaagatgcataactcatattgagcgtcttcttgactccagcgaacccttcttccaacagcaCTGTTTCTTAGCTATGTATTATATATTCTCTTCAAGCAGATTTGTGTCCTTGCTAACGCACCTAAACTTCCCTGCAAGCTGTTAATTACAGAGTGTTAACAGAGGGCAGAAATAGGCCTTTGAGATTGCTAAATTTAAAGTACTAACATATAGACTTAGACTCAAGGAGGACATCCATCTACTTCCTCATCAAGAGCTAAATACACCTCTTAAGCAAGAAGTATATATTCCTTTACATATTGGATAAAATTGTTAAGAGTCAGTCTTGATGCAAGCTCAATAGATATTTAAGAGTAATCTCACAAAATACcagcaaaataaagttttcagtGTAGACTTCAGTGAATTGAGTTACTTTACTTACGCTGTATGTGAATCAGCTGCTTTGGCATTTTAAATTCTCCAGGATATATAGATTCATAGTATGCAATATTACTTTCTGCTTCTGGAACCGGTATAACCATGTTATCCCTCTTCTCTCCATATACTTGTTGTGCTGAGATAGCCCGCTGGAGATGATGTTCCTATGAATAAAAAAGTCAAGATGAAAATCTAAGAAAACGTTTTCAGAactcagactttttttaaattgacgGAActctatttattttcaaatgctttcattCCAAATCCCTGAGACCAGACTTGGGAAATTGGTATTGCACCCTTCACTCAAAACACACTCCATAAACTGGTCTTTCCAGTAGGTGGAGCTCTCCCTCTTAACACAAACACAACACCACCAGTCACTAAACTTAGTAAGTGATGTTGCGTGTTCTTGGCACATCAAACTATGCAATCTATCTTTACCTATTTCTGCAGAGACACTTAAGATTGGTTAGACAAACAGATTATAACAAGTAGCTGCAGACAAATATTCACTCTGGTATTATTCTTTATTTGCTACGGCCATTTATCGCCAGTGATGTCAGAACACCAGAAAGGAGGCCTGCCATCATCTATTGAGAAAGGGAAGCAACTATTCTTACCCAGACAGATAATGAGTCCTAAAGACATTCTTGCTTATTGCAATGCTTTCCGTTatcatcctcctcctttccctcttaATCTGTCAAAGTTTAATAATAAACTATAAACTCTGAAGGTGAGAATAATTAACTTTCAGAAATCTGCAACTGTTTTTTCAAGCTTAAAAGTAAAGCACATTTATATCTGTTACTACAACCCAAGAAACAGACTAGTAACATCATAAATTCTAGTATATTTTCTAATGTTATTCAAATGCATTCTGTTCTTCCTGTGATGCTGTCAAGACAGTAAGTAGCCTCAGCAGAGTTCAGTtaccaacaaaaacccacccagtAAGATGTGTGCATGTAAGCAGTTTACTGACTATgtaacacagtattttttccctAGTACCAAAGCTGGTTTCTTAAGTTCCTACACTCTTCCTTCCTAGGTGCTCAGTAAGCCAGTGCTGCATCAGCTGTGTCAGTAAGCTATCAGTGAGATGCTGGAAACCAGACTACTGGAAAACTCAAAAATAGAAACTGCAGCAAAAGGGTGGCAGGGATAATCTGttttaatattgaaataaaaacataccGGTGTTCATCATTATGACCTTATTACATCTTTGCCTGTTTGGCTTAAACTTACCCCTCTTCAgcacaataaataaaataaatatcatcTGTCtaaacttcaaataaaaataataaaaaaatcaagataatTATAAAATAGGCTTTATTGTAACTTGTATAGCGCAGCTTTATAGTAAAACCTGTTCCAAGGTATAATTCTGCTGCAAGGATTCACAGGATTTTAGCCCAGCTTTACCTTCAAACAAGCTACAAACATTTTTCCAGATCTATCCCGTTAAAAAGTTTCTTCACAAAAGGAGACTAATTCTGAGAATAAGACATACTGTACAGTTGCAAGTAAAACCCATTGGACCGATTCTGATCCTCTAACCTTTGGTAAGTGCAGGCACATACATCACCTAGGAGGTGTGGCAGCTAAAATTCTTTCTTGGGTATggtacaaaataatttcttttttacctcTCTGTGAAGCACTGCTGCCAGACACCTCAGATTTGTGTAAACAGTAataatttttcaggattttggCACAACAGCTACAACTGTTGCAGAACAGGGAATTaagctttgttttcataaaGTACAGTAGGATTCCACGTCAAATACATAC contains:
- the EPC1 gene encoding enhancer of polycomb homolog 1 isoform X5, which codes for MSKLSFRARALDASKPLPVFRCEDLPDLAEYASINRAVPQMPTGMEKEEESEHHLQRAISAQQVYGEKRDNMVIPVPEAESNIAYYESIYPGEFKMPKQLIHIQPFSLDAEQPDYDLDSEDEIFVNKLKKRMDISPLQFEEMIDRLEKGSGQQPVSLQEAKLLLKEDDELIREVYEYWIKKRKNCRGPSLIPAVKQEKRDGSSTNDPYVAFRRRTEKMQTRKNRKNDEASYEKMLKLRRDLSRAVTILEMIKRREKSKRELLHLTLEIMEKRYNLGDYSGEIVSEVMAQRQPIKPTYAIPIIPVTNSSPFKHQEAMELKEFKVKQDKPDVIRPKRKYEKKPKVLPSSAAATPQQTSPAALPVFNAKDLNQYDFPSSDEEPLSQVLSGSSEAEEENDPDGPFAFRRKAGCQYYAPHLDQPGNWPWSSPKEGRLGDVRYRYCLTTLTVPQRCIGFARRRVGRGGRVLLDRAHSDYDNTFHQLDLEMFSSSQHSSISQLANTSETNTSDKSFSKDLSQILVNIKSCRWRHFRPRTPSLHDSDNDELSCRKLYRGINRTGTAQPGTQTCSTSIQSKSSSGSAHFESETSLGLVHQILNHTDGSKSLQSSEFTAFTAEQYQQHQQQLALMQKQQLAQIHQQQANSNSSANTSQGFVSKTLDSVSAQFAASALVTSEQLMGFKMKDDVVLGIGVNGILQASGVYKGLHLSSTTPTALVHTSSSSTAGSALLQPSNITQTSSSHSALSHQVTAANSATTQVLIGSNIRLTVPSSVATVNSITTLNARHIPRTLSAVPSSALKLAAATNCQVPKVPASSSVDAVPRENHETEKPALNNIADNTVAMEVT
- the EPC1 gene encoding enhancer of polycomb homolog 1 isoform X3, with the translated sequence MSKLSFRARALDASKPLPVFRCEDLPDLAEYASINRAVPQMPTGMEKEEESEHHLQRAISAQQVYGEKRDNMVIPVPEAESNIAYYESIYPGEFKMPKQLIHIQPFSLDAEQPDYDLDSEDEIFVNKLKKRMDISPLQFEEMIDRLEKGSGQQPVSLQEAKLLLKEDDELIREVYEYWIKKRKNCRGPSLIPAVKQEKRDGSSTNDPYVAFRRRTEKMQTRKNRKNDEASYEKMLKLRRDLSRAVTILEMIKRREKSKRELLHLTLEIMEKRYNLGDYSGEIVSEVMAQRQPIKPTYAIPIIPVTNSSPFKHQEAMELKEFKVKQDKPDVIRPKRKYEKKPKVLPSSAAATPQQTSPAALPVFNAKDLNQYDFPSSDEEPLSQVLSGSSEAEEENDPDGPFAFRRKAGCQYYAPHLDQPGNWPWSSPKEGRLGDVRYRYCLTTLTVPQRCIGFARRRVGRGGRVLLDRAHSDYDNTFHQLDLEMFSSSQHSSISQLANTSETNTSDKSFSKDLSQILVNIKSCRWRHFRPRTPSLHDSDNDELSCRKLYRGINRTGTAQPGTQTCSTSIQSKSSSGSAHFESETSLGLVHQILNHTDGSKSLQSSEFTGENLLYSRKSLTRQSFTAEQYQQHQQQLALMQKQQLAQIHQQQANSNSSANTSQGFVSKTLDSVSAQFAASALVTSEQLMGFKMKDDVVLGIGVNGILQASGVYKGLHLSSTTPTALVHTSSSSTAGSALLQPSNITQTSSSHSALSHQVTAANSATTQVLIGSNIRLTVPSSVATVNSITTLNARHIPRTLSAVPSSALKLAAATNCQVPKVPASSSVDAVPRENHETEKPALNNIADNTVAMEVT
- the EPC1 gene encoding enhancer of polycomb homolog 1 isoform X2, which produces MSKLSFRARALDASKPLPVFRCEDLPDLAEYASINRAVPQMPTGMEKEEESEHHLQRAISAQQVYGEKRDNMVIPVPEAESNIAYYESIYPGEFKMPKQLIHIQPFSLDAEQPDYDLDSEDEIFVNKLKKRMDISPLQFEEMIDRLEKGSGQQPVSLQEAKLLLKEDDELIREVYEYWIKKRKNCRGPSLIPAVKQEKRDGSSTNDPYVAFRRRTEKMQTRKNRKNDEASYEKMLKLRRDLSRAVTILEMIKRREKSKRELLHLTLEIMEKRYNLGDYSGEIVSEVMAQRQPIKPTYAIPIIPVTNSSPFKHQEAMELKEFKVKQDKPDVIRPKRKYEKKPKVLPSSAAATPQQTSPAALPVFNAKDLNQYDFPSSDEEPLSQVLSGSSEAEEENDPDGPFAFRRKAGCQYYAPHLDQPGNWPWSSPKEGRLGDVRYRYCLTTLTVPQRCIGFARRRVGRGGRVLLDRAHSDYDNTFHQLDLEMFSSSQHSSISQLANTSETNTSDKSFSKDLSQILVNIKSCRWRHFRPRTPSLHDSDNDELSCRKLYRGINRTGTAQPGTQTCSTSIQSKSSSGSAHFESETSLGLVHQILNHTDGSKSLQSSEFTAFTAEQYQQHQQQLALMQKQQLAQIHQQQANSNSSANTSQNLETNQQESGFRLNLHHSHSVKCLEGTLQGFVSKTLDSVSAQFAASALVTSEQLMGFKMKDDVVLGIGVNGILQASGVYKGLHLSSTTPTALVHTSSSSTAGSALLQPSNITQTSSSHSALSHQVTAANSATTQVLIGSNIRLTVPSSVATVNSITTLNARHIPRTLSAVPSSALKLAAATNCQVPKVPASSSVDAVPRENHETEKPALNNIADNTVAMEVT